One Cydia amplana chromosome 18, ilCydAmpl1.1, whole genome shotgun sequence DNA segment encodes these proteins:
- the LOC134656399 gene encoding uncharacterized protein LOC134656399, which translates to MQKRHLLDTMKGLFRSFKKENPELRCSYSYFIKNRPFYVKPPSVAGRETCLCKTHTNAQYIIDALYKTRVLATSNMNELIASTVCSTYNKACMTGNCKDCKTKEILFRETTGNLGLVKWAHWIRKSEMIEKSGKKVKVTKNVKEIAEGTVEELIGNLKQTLIQLKKHIYNIKVQYKSYRNAIDNLNNNEVVLHVDFSENYNCKHFEEVQSHHFGGSRKQVTLHIGVMYTKPEGHNKPTVNSFCTISANNSHNPASIWAHLHPIIREIQHNNRHITTVHFFSDGPATQYRQKQNFYFISHRLFSEYNFIRVTWNFFEAGHGKGAADGVGGYLKRTADEKVAAGSDISDAEAFYYTLKDLSKVRMYLLTESDIQIVEKALPKNLVPLQGTMQVHQVFTDTPRELQYRDLSCFCERGFCRCMNPKTYQPVPVPVIDTLREDILSFELDEESVLDDISNVVAVPRRSYYNTVYSSSSNSDDEPLASFSQPSVSNISEMQLIEKENVHPSKISDGVHVLIKVSSVKDKHYTYLGVAKSEVDEEGDVKIMFYKMIDKTGKRFKAVETDISYEPYDNILEIVPNPKVIVKGKRVYFHYDEAINVYEK; encoded by the coding sequence atgcagaaGCGCCATTTACTGGACACGATGAAAGGCCTATTTCGTTCATTCAAAAAAGAAAACCCAGAACTGAGATGTTCTTAttcatatttcataaaaaataggCCTTTTTACGTAAAACCGCCTTCAGTTGCTGGAAGAGAGACTTGCCTATGCAAGACACATACAAATGCGCAGTATATTATAGATGCTCTTTACAAAACAAGAGTCCTTGCCACCTCAAACATGAACGAACTTATCGCTAGCACAGTATGCTCGACATATAACAAAGCTTGTATGACTGGCAATTGTAAAGATTGTAAGACAAAAGAAATACTTTTTAGGGAAACAACAGGTAATCTCGGATTAGTGAAATGGGCTCATTGGATAAGGAAATCGGAAATGATTGAAAAATCAGGCAAAAAAGTAAAAGTTACTAAAAACGTAAAGGAAATAGCTGAAGGAACAGTTGAAGAATTGATTGGAAACTTAAAGCAAACTTTGATACAATTAAAGAAACATATTTACAACATTAAAGTACAGTACAAGAGTTATCGAAATGCTATAGATAATTTGAATAATAACGAAGTCGTTCTGCATGTCGACTTTAGCGAAAACTATAACTGTAAGCATTTTGAAGAGGTGCAGTCCCACCATTTTGGCGGATCAAGAAAGCAAGTAACTTTACATATAGGAGTTATGTACACAAAACCTGAAGGACATAACAAGCCAACTGTAAAttcattttgtaccatttctgCGAATAATTCCCATAACCCTGCCTCCATTTGGGCACACCTACATCCAATTATTCGCGAAATACAACACAACAACCGTCATATAACTACAGTTCACTTTTTCTCCGATGGACCAGCTACTCAATACCGGCAGAAGcaaaatttttatttcataagtcACAGACTATTCAGCGAATACAATTTCATCCGCGTTACATGGAATTTCTTTGAAGCTGGTCATGGAAAAGGGGCTGCTGATGGCGTTGGTGGCTACCTCAAACGCACCGCAGATGAAAAAGTAGCTGCTGGTTCCGATATTTCTGATGCAGAagctttttattacactttgaaGGATTTGAGCAAGGTTCGAATGTACTTACTGACTGAAAGCGACATTCAAATCGTTGAAAAAGCACTACCTAAAAACCTAGTGCCACTCCAGGGTACTATGCAAGTACATCAAGTTTTTACTGACACTCCCAGAGAACTTCAATACAGAGACCTCAGTTGCTTTTGCGAAAGGGGTTTTTGCCGTTGCATGAATCCAAAAACATATCAGCCTGTTCCTGTTCCTGTCATTGATACACTTAGAGAAGATATTCTTTCGTTTGAATTGGATGAGGAATCAGTCCTAGATGACATTTCTAATGTCGTTGCCGTACCTAGAAGATCATATTATAATACGGTTTATTCCTCATCTTCCAACTCTGACGACGAACCTTTAGCAAGCTTTAGCCAACCATCGGTTTCTAATATAAGCGAAATGCAGCTAATTGAAAAGGAAAATGTTCATccttcaaaaatatctgacggtGTCCATGTTTTAATAAAAGTGTCTTCTGTCAAAGACAAACACTACACTTACCTCGGCGTTGCTAAAAGTGAAGTCGATGAAGAAGGAGAcgtaaaaattatgttttacaAGATGATAGATAAAACTGGCAAAAGATTCAAAGCAGTGGAGACTGATATTTCTTACGAGCCTTACGATAACATCTTGGAAATTGTTCCTAACCCTAAAGTTATCGTAAAAGGTAAAAGGGTATATTTTCATTACGATGAAGCAATTAACGTATATGAAAAGTAA